In Candidatus Nanopelagicales bacterium, the sequence CGAAACCGAGCAGCATGTTCTGCCGGATCACGCCGTAGGCCTCAGGTTGCCGCGCGATCGCCTGCACGCCTTGACCGAAGATGATCCCGATGCCGACGCCCGGGCCTATAGCGGCCAGACCGTAGCCGAGCGATCCGATGGAGCCTGTGAGCTCCGCGAGCAAAGTCATTGTCTTGCCTTCCTGCCTGCCGACGGTAGCTCCGC encodes:
- the atpE gene encoding ATP synthase F0 subunit C — its product is MTGGATVGRQEGKTMTLLAELTGSIGSLGYGLAAIGPGVGIGIIFGQGVQAIARQPEAYGVIRQNMLLGFALAEALALIGFVVPFVFGK